In the Anastrepha obliqua isolate idAnaObli1 chromosome 1, idAnaObli1_1.0, whole genome shotgun sequence genome, one interval contains:
- the LOC129249164 gene encoding mediator of RNA polymerase II transcription subunit 21 → MADRLTQLQDTVNQQAEHFCNAIGIIQQTSFPSKFPNFDRTGSQTPLQATPQEDYAQLFAQLISRCAKDIDTLIESLPNEDSSTELQHQSLRRLEIENQECAKRLDEIVQNGDVLLGKIQIALEDIAQAQLEMHITSTNNVF, encoded by the exons ATGGCTGACCGCTTGACACAACTTCAGGATACAGTGAATCAA CAGGCTGAGCATTTCTGCAATGCTATCGGTATTATTCAACAAACATCTTTTCCAAGCAAGTTTCCGAACTTTGATCGAACTGGTTCCCAAACACCTCTCCAAGCAACACCACAAGAAGATTACGCTCAGCTTTTTGCCCAATTGATTTCGCGTTGTGCTAAAGATATAGATACGCTCATCGAATCCTTACCAAATGAAGATAGCTCTACTGAGCTTCAACACCAAAGTCTGAGGAGACTAGAAATTGAGAATCAGGAATGCGCAAAAAGACTTGACGAAATTGTTCAGAACGGTGATGTTTTGCTGGGGAAAATACAAATAGCGCTTGAAGATATTGCTCAAGCACAATTAGAAATGCATATAACTTCTACAAATAACGTTTTCTAG